The Paracoccus sediminicola genome has a segment encoding these proteins:
- a CDS encoding zinc-finger domain-containing protein translates to MTEFVPPENPLSTGQEDATAFPAPETEKVTTWKVSCAGDESRGLGHPKVWLKISPEMGFVDCGYCDKRFVIDPENVHDAH, encoded by the coding sequence ATGACAGAATTCGTGCCGCCCGAAAATCCGCTCTCGACCGGACAGGAGGACGCGACCGCCTTTCCCGCGCCAGAGACCGAGAAGGTCACGACCTGGAAAGTGTCCTGTGCGGGCGACGAATCGCGCGGGCTCGGGCATCCGAAGGTCTGGCTGAAGATCTCGCCCGAGATGGGCTTCGTCGATTGCGGCTATTGCGACAAGCGCTTCGTGATCGACCCGGAGAATGTTCACGACGCGCACTGA
- a CDS encoding ABC transporter ATP-binding protein: MTDTANAIEITGLRKTYAAAGKSPAKEALKGIDLTIPAGSIYGLLGPNGAGKSTTINIMAGLVNKTSGSVVIWGFDQDVNPRNSRAAIGVMPQELNIDPFLTPRASLEVQAGLYGVPRADRWTDELLALVGLSDQGESYSRNLSGGMKRRLLLAKALVHRPQVLVLDEPTAGVDIGLREMLWNNVRKLNEAGMTIILTTHYLEEAEQMCDRIAIIDRGEVLVENTTSALLEGADGKTLVIATDDTPLPALPEGVTAERREAGRIAFSYAPSQMQPDRIIDALRGGGLPIRDIAIEQPRLEDVFVELTRH; encoded by the coding sequence ATGACCGACACCGCCAATGCCATCGAGATCACCGGGCTGCGCAAGACCTATGCGGCCGCGGGGAAATCGCCCGCCAAAGAGGCGCTGAAGGGCATCGACCTGACCATTCCGGCGGGCTCGATCTATGGGCTTCTCGGGCCGAACGGGGCGGGGAAATCGACCACGATCAACATCATGGCCGGGCTGGTGAACAAGACATCCGGCAGCGTGGTGATCTGGGGCTTCGATCAGGATGTGAACCCGCGCAATTCCCGCGCCGCCATCGGGGTCATGCCGCAAGAGCTGAATATCGACCCGTTCCTGACCCCGCGCGCCAGCCTCGAGGTGCAGGCCGGGCTTTACGGCGTGCCGCGCGCGGATCGCTGGACGGATGAGCTGCTGGCGCTTGTCGGGCTGTCGGATCAGGGGGAAAGCTATTCGCGCAATCTCTCCGGCGGGATGAAGCGGCGGCTTCTGCTGGCCAAGGCGCTTGTGCATCGCCCGCAGGTGCTGGTTCTGGACGAACCGACCGCGGGGGTCGATATCGGGCTGCGCGAGATGTTGTGGAACAATGTCCGCAAGCTGAACGAGGCCGGGATGACCATCATCCTGACCACCCATTACCTCGAAGAAGCCGAACAGATGTGCGACCGCATCGCCATCATCGACCGCGGCGAGGTGCTGGTCGAGAACACCACCTCGGCCCTGCTGGAAGGTGCCGACGGCAAGACGCTGGTGATCGCCACCGACGACACGCCCCTGCCCGCCCTGCCCGAAGGCGTCACCGCCGAGCGGCGCGAGGCCGGGCGCATCGCTTTCAGCTACGCGCCCTCGCAGATGCAGCCCGACCGGATCATCGACGCGCTGCGCGGCGGCGGGCTGCCGATCCGCGACATTGCCATCGAGCAGCCGAGGCTGGAGGATGTCTTTGTCGAACTGACCCGCCACTGA
- a CDS encoding GFA family protein, which yields MAPTDTTTGTCRCGKVKITVTGAPAMTVACHCTGCQAMTASAFSLGAMYHGDAVTIEGETVLGGLKGDASQHHCCPDCLSWVFTRAEGFAPFVNIHSSMLGEFATQPPFVETWTDEKLGWIETGAAHSFPGFPSAGQFPELLAGFAARSRS from the coding sequence ATGGCACCGACCGACACCACCACAGGCACCTGCCGCTGCGGCAAGGTGAAAATCACCGTCACCGGCGCCCCGGCGATGACCGTGGCCTGCCATTGCACCGGCTGCCAGGCGATGACGGCAAGCGCCTTCTCGCTGGGTGCGATGTATCACGGCGATGCGGTGACCATCGAAGGCGAGACCGTTCTGGGCGGGCTGAAGGGCGACGCCTCGCAGCATCATTGCTGCCCGGATTGCCTGAGCTGGGTCTTTACCCGCGCCGAGGGTTTCGCGCCCTTCGTCAACATCCACAGCTCGATGCTGGGCGAGTTCGCCACCCAGCCACCCTTTGTCGAGACATGGACCGACGAAAAGCTCGGCTGGATCGAGACCGGCGCAGCGCACAGCTTCCCCGGTTTCCCCTCGGCCGGGCAATTCCCCGAACTTCTGGCCGGTTTCGCCGCGCGCTCGCGCAGCTAG
- a CDS encoding HIT domain-containing protein, whose product MGYDYDDENIFAKILRGEIPNDTVAENDHALAFRDISPKAPTHVLVIPKGKYVSFDDFAANASPDEITGFMRLCAEVAQAEGVSLDRGNGFRAITNAGHDGVQEVPHFHLHILGGRNIGPMLLMRD is encoded by the coding sequence ATGGGTTACGATTACGATGACGAGAATATCTTCGCGAAGATCCTGCGCGGAGAGATCCCGAACGACACCGTTGCCGAGAACGACCACGCGCTTGCCTTTCGCGACATCAGCCCGAAGGCACCCACCCATGTTCTGGTGATTCCCAAGGGCAAATATGTGAGCTTCGACGATTTCGCCGCCAATGCCTCGCCGGACGAGATCACCGGGTTCATGCGGCTCTGCGCCGAGGTGGCGCAGGCCGAGGGCGTATCGCTTGATCGGGGAAACGGGTTCCGGGCGATCACCAATGCCGGCCATGACGGCGTGCAGGAGGTGCCGCATTTCCACCTGCATATCCTCGGCGGCCGCAATATCGGCCCGATGCTGCTGATGCGGGACTAG
- a CDS encoding DUF5928 domain-containing protein encodes MAKIAFILLAHKDPEGLIAQARRLTATGDYMAIHFDASASRADFERVRKALADNSNVTFARRRHRCGWGAWSLVAASLDAVRAAVDAFPAATHFYMLSGDCMPIKSAEYARGFLDAEHVDYIENVDFFGSDWIKTGMREDRLIYRHWFNERSQPRRFYASYEFQKRFGLTRKIPEDLEMKIGSQWWCLRRQTIEKLLNFCRRRRDVLRFFSTTWIPDETFFQTIVPHVVPRAEIRSRTLTYLMFSDYGMPVVFYNDHYEMLLGQDALFARKISPEALELKERLGAIWRAEGLHFAISGEGKSLFRFLTGRGRVGQRFAPRFWEAEASLGRNSEILMIVSKKWHVAKRLTQAIRSHTDIPAVDYLFDEHEARLPDMGGIENTVWKRQRHRRALIRLLMAELGQNRLAICIDPSALELIQDFASDKSESRILFIESDFDDDYMRGHIGRVGLANVSTPAEVIERLLPIVRSDLDHEADRLRDAGLAHFHEIGPARGLARNAQALAAFLQLDEDTARAIAATPHLFAD; translated from the coding sequence ATGGCCAAGATCGCCTTTATCCTGCTGGCCCACAAGGACCCTGAAGGGCTCATCGCGCAGGCACGGCGGTTGACCGCCACCGGCGATTACATGGCGATTCACTTCGATGCCAGTGCCAGCCGCGCCGATTTCGAGCGGGTGCGCAAGGCGCTGGCCGACAACAGCAATGTCACCTTTGCCCGGCGCCGCCATCGCTGCGGATGGGGCGCGTGGTCGCTGGTCGCGGCCTCGCTGGATGCGGTGCGCGCCGCGGTCGATGCGTTTCCGGCGGCGACGCATTTCTACATGCTCTCGGGCGATTGCATGCCGATCAAATCGGCGGAATATGCGCGCGGTTTTCTTGATGCCGAGCATGTCGATTATATCGAAAATGTGGATTTCTTCGGCTCGGACTGGATCAAGACCGGGATGCGCGAGGACCGGCTGATCTATCGTCACTGGTTCAACGAGCGCAGCCAGCCGCGCCGCTTCTATGCCAGCTATGAATTCCAGAAACGTTTCGGGCTGACCCGCAAGATACCCGAAGATCTCGAGATGAAGATCGGCAGTCAGTGGTGGTGCCTGCGCCGGCAGACGATCGAGAAGCTGCTGAATTTCTGCCGCCGCCGCCGCGACGTGCTGCGGTTCTTTTCGACCACCTGGATCCCGGACGAGACCTTCTTTCAGACCATCGTGCCCCATGTCGTGCCACGCGCGGAGATCCGTTCGCGCACACTGACCTATCTGATGTTCTCGGATTACGGCATGCCGGTGGTGTTCTATAACGATCACTACGAGATGCTGCTCGGGCAGGACGCGCTGTTCGCGCGCAAGATCAGCCCCGAGGCGCTGGAGTTGAAGGAAAGGCTTGGCGCGATCTGGCGGGCCGAGGGGCTGCATTTCGCGATTTCGGGCGAGGGCAAGTCACTGTTCCGTTTCCTGACCGGGCGGGGGCGGGTCGGGCAGCGTTTCGCGCCGCGTTTCTGGGAGGCAGAGGCCTCGCTCGGGCGCAACAGCGAGATCCTCATGATCGTGTCGAAGAAATGGCATGTCGCCAAGCGGCTGACCCAGGCGATCCGCAGCCATACCGATATTCCGGCAGTCGATTACCTGTTCGACGAACACGAGGCGCGGCTGCCCGATATGGGCGGGATCGAGAACACGGTCTGGAAGCGCCAGCGGCACCGGCGCGCTCTGATCCGGCTGCTGATGGCCGAGCTGGGGCAGAACCGGCTGGCGATCTGCATCGATCCCTCGGCGCTCGAGCTGATCCAGGATTTCGCCTCGGACAAATCCGAAAGCCGCATCCTGTTCATCGAGTCCGATTTCGATGACGACTATATGCGCGGCCATATCGGGCGGGTCGGGCTGGCCAATGTCTCGACGCCCGCCGAGGTGATCGAAAGGCTGCTGCCCATCGTGCGCAGCGATCTCGACCACGAGGCGGACCGGCTGCGCGATGCGGGGCTCGCGCATTTCCACGAGATCGGCCCGGCGCGCGGCCTGGCGCGGAACGCGCAGGCGCTTGCGGCGTTCCTGCAACTGGACGAGGATACCGCCCGGGCCATCGCCGCCACCCCGCATCTGTTCGCCGATTGA
- a CDS encoding sulfotransferase family protein — protein MGFPGIWMTESEQLVYRVVPKCACSTIGQVMFYSDHGRYFDGDIHDSSEGLHKWAQEDSRAPIEEAVLSGKGVTFTCVRNPYSRILSSFFDKIAGIQRNGKRYRGNLVPQLIQRYGIEVGSPEDGFDFDQIRSFRRFLLFARDTIRWRRPMEPDIHWSAMSGHISTFIVNGGRYDQIFFTEHFNDGLQRVLDAADTPVEVDLEQVPRFNESEGHGPKRAHKVSDYFDDLSRHLVWEMYKKDFRLFRYDFDDPDNKFPTGEIDLDEVHAKLGR, from the coding sequence ATGGGGTTTCCCGGTATCTGGATGACCGAAAGCGAGCAGCTCGTCTATCGCGTCGTCCCGAAATGTGCCTGTTCGACCATCGGACAGGTGATGTTCTATTCCGATCACGGGCGCTATTTCGACGGCGACATCCATGACAGCAGCGAGGGGCTGCATAAATGGGCGCAGGAGGACAGCCGCGCGCCGATCGAAGAGGCGGTGCTCTCGGGCAAGGGCGTGACCTTCACCTGTGTGCGCAACCCCTATTCGCGGATCCTGTCGTCCTTTTTCGACAAGATCGCCGGGATTCAGCGCAACGGGAAACGCTATCGCGGCAATCTGGTGCCGCAACTCATCCAGCGCTACGGGATCGAGGTCGGCAGCCCGGAGGACGGTTTCGATTTCGACCAGATCCGGTCTTTCCGGCGCTTTCTTCTCTTTGCGCGCGACACGATCCGCTGGCGCCGCCCGATGGAGCCGGACATTCACTGGTCGGCCATGTCGGGCCATATCTCGACCTTCATCGTGAATGGCGGGCGCTACGACCAGATCTTCTTCACGGAACATTTCAACGACGGCTTGCAGCGGGTTCTGGATGCCGCAGACACCCCGGTCGAGGTGGATCTGGAACAGGTGCCGCGCTTCAACGAATCCGAGGGGCACGGACCGAAACGCGCCCATAAGGTCAGCGATTACTTCGACGATCTCTCGCGCCATCTCGTCTGGGAGATGTACAAGAAGGATTTCCGGCTGTTCCGCTATGATTTCGACGATCCGGACAACAAGTTTCCGACCGGCGAGATCGACCTGGACGAGGTCCACGCCAAGCTCGGCCGTTGA
- a CDS encoding 3'-5' exonuclease — MLSRLSLRMRIFLIFAGLAAALIAVLALGLAAAAAMLQSAGEGGAPLPLGLADALAIAALIAGLGGLGLVVWVWYLFDSHVARPVERLSGAILTGAMPADGEGRYLADLAPAARAASRRATGAGRAKPEGGKGARETEMLEHILSDIGAGAVLSGADGRVLFFNAAAAQLLPGLALDRKLRRFLRGGGLDAAEARIAEGAEASDVALIGADGARLSGRIRRLAGAEAAMLAILRPARREPVPPRAPLEALRRHAATLTPLLDHLDAPLPPELRRAICTEARGMAAALRDLDAALTPPAPRQRRVAAEELARGLGLPLGEVAPVTLAADGWQIGGLVAMLGQRLAEKGRPPAAAIRSNGAEAMLHLRWRGPALPMDELDRWLDSAPDPDHPELSGADILAAHGTGIWPEPDSETHARLALPLAISATPRAARPSVTYDFALARSGPPDDRPLDALTCVVFDTETTGLSLSDRIVQIAGLRIAGGQLTGERFETLVNPGRAIPPASTRIHRITDGMVADAPDMTQALRRFHDFAEDAVLIAHNAPFDMGLLRAAEAETGQHFPNRVMDTVLLSAMIWGQGATHSLDAICARLHIALPAHLRHSAMGDAEATAQAYLRMLPALEAKGLTCFAEVLEQAQKHRRLLSDANLAAAHGN, encoded by the coding sequence ATGCTGAGCCGGCTGTCTCTGCGGATGCGAATCTTCCTGATCTTCGCCGGGCTTGCCGCCGCGCTGATCGCCGTGCTGGCGCTTGGCCTGGCGGCGGCTGCGGCGATGCTGCAGAGTGCAGGGGAAGGCGGCGCGCCATTGCCGCTCGGGCTGGCCGATGCGCTGGCCATTGCGGCGCTGATCGCGGGGTTGGGCGGGCTCGGGCTGGTGGTCTGGGTCTGGTATCTCTTCGATAGCCATGTCGCCCGCCCGGTCGAGCGGCTGTCGGGCGCGATCCTGACCGGCGCCATGCCCGCCGACGGAGAGGGGCGCTATCTCGCCGATCTCGCACCGGCGGCGCGGGCGGCGTCGCGGCGCGCGACCGGGGCCGGGCGGGCAAAGCCCGAAGGCGGGAAGGGCGCCCGCGAGACCGAGATGCTTGAACATATCCTCTCGGATATCGGCGCGGGCGCAGTTCTCAGCGGGGCTGATGGCCGGGTGCTGTTCTTCAACGCGGCGGCCGCGCAGCTTTTGCCGGGGCTGGCGCTCGACCGGAAGCTGCGGCGCTTCCTGCGCGGCGGCGGGCTGGATGCGGCCGAAGCCCGCATCGCCGAGGGGGCCGAGGCCAGCGATGTGGCGCTGATCGGCGCGGACGGGGCGCGGCTGAGCGGGCGCATCCGGCGGCTGGCAGGTGCAGAGGCCGCCATGCTGGCCATCTTGCGCCCGGCGCGCCGCGAGCCGGTTCCGCCGCGCGCGCCGCTCGAGGCGCTGCGTCGTCATGCCGCGACGCTGACGCCGCTGCTCGATCATCTCGACGCGCCTTTGCCGCCGGAGCTGCGCCGCGCCATCTGCACCGAGGCACGCGGGATGGCTGCGGCGCTGCGCGATCTGGATGCGGCGCTGACCCCGCCCGCCCCGCGTCAGCGCCGGGTCGCGGCGGAAGAGCTTGCGCGCGGGCTCGGCCTTCCGCTGGGAGAGGTTGCGCCGGTAACGCTTGCCGCCGATGGCTGGCAGATCGGCGGCCTGGTCGCGATGCTGGGGCAGCGCCTGGCCGAAAAGGGCCGTCCGCCCGCCGCCGCGATCCGCAGCAACGGCGCCGAGGCGATGCTGCATCTGAGATGGCGCGGTCCGGCGCTGCCGATGGATGAGCTGGATCGCTGGCTGGACTCCGCGCCCGATCCGGATCATCCCGAACTCAGCGGCGCCGATATTCTTGCCGCGCATGGCACCGGCATCTGGCCTGAGCCCGACAGCGAGACCCATGCCCGGCTGGCATTGCCGCTGGCGATATCGGCCACGCCGCGCGCGGCCCGGCCGTCAGTGACCTATGATTTCGCGCTGGCCCGCAGCGGCCCGCCCGACGACCGGCCTCTCGACGCGCTGACCTGCGTGGTTTTCGACACCGAAACGACCGGTCTGTCGCTGTCGGATCGTATCGTCCAGATCGCCGGGCTGCGCATCGCCGGGGGACAGCTGACCGGAGAGCGCTTCGAAACCCTCGTCAATCCCGGCCGCGCGATCCCGCCCGCCTCGACCCGCATCCACCGCATCACCGACGGGATGGTCGCCGATGCGCCCGATATGACGCAAGCGCTGCGCCGCTTTCACGACTTTGCCGAGGATGCGGTGCTCATCGCCCATAACGCGCCCTTCGACATGGGGCTGCTGCGCGCCGCCGAGGCCGAGACCGGTCAGCACTTTCCCAACCGGGTGATGGATACGGTGCTGCTGTCCGCGATGATCTGGGGGCAGGGGGCGACGCACAGCCTGGATGCGATTTGCGCGCGGCTTCACATCGCGCTGCCCGCCCATCTGCGCCACAGCGCGATGGGCGATGCCGAAGCCACCGCGCAGGCCTATCTGCGAATGTTGCCCGCGCTCGAGGCCAAGGGTCTCACCTGTTTCGCCGAGGTGCTGGAACAGGCCCAGAAACATCGCCGCCTGCTGAGCGACGCCAATCTTGCCGCCGCGCATGGCAACTGA
- a CDS encoding response regulator transcription factor, producing MARIMVIEDEDNIALALDFLLTRDGHDHARLASGGGAIEALREMRPDLVLLDVMLPEVSGYQIVQEMRADPDLSGVRVVMMTARGSALERRKGLALGADGFIAKPFELAELRAEMARVLDARSC from the coding sequence ATGGCGCGGATCATGGTCATCGAGGATGAGGACAATATCGCCCTTGCGCTCGATTTCCTGCTGACCCGCGACGGGCATGACCATGCGCGGCTGGCCTCGGGCGGCGGCGCGATCGAGGCGCTGCGCGAGATGCGGCCCGATCTGGTATTGCTGGATGTGATGCTGCCCGAGGTTTCAGGCTATCAGATCGTCCAGGAAATGCGGGCCGACCCCGATCTCTCCGGGGTGCGGGTGGTGATGATGACGGCGCGCGGCTCGGCGCTTGAACGGCGCAAGGGGCTCGCGCTCGGCGCGGACGGGTTCATCGCCAAACCCTTCGAGCTTGCCGAGCTGCGCGCCGAGATGGCCCGTGTGCTGGATGCCCGGTCATGCTGA
- a CDS encoding DUF294 nucleotidyltransferase-like domain-containing protein, with protein MEPVRQFISTIHPYDALPEDELTRVAGSFARREWREAETVYRHGGALDGLYMIESGAVEVTDANGGLVSQLSRGNSFGERGLLADGRAATTATVTRTGVLLTLPAPEFARLMTESPAFARFFRRGRFAGRGGADIATLKVADFLTRAPLSTGPDTSIAEAARIMREAGVSSLGITEGERLLGLVTIRDMSNRVVAEGRDPATPVREIMTADPITLPPSALGSDVLNAMMERRVGHLPVVEAGRFVGMVTQTDLTRVQAISTSVLIRDVAQAASVDEMAQVTARIPDLLVALVAAHQRHEVVTRLITDIADAVTRRLLRMAEARLGPPPAPYLWAACGSQGRQDQTGVSDQDNILILADGTDPADPYFERLARFVSDGLNAAGYVYCPGEMMATNPRWRQPRGVWRDYFRGWIDRPSPEAQMLASVMFDLRAIGGDAALLEGLQAETLGMASRNSIFVAHMISNALKHQPPLGLLRGFATIRSGEHRNHIDMKLNGVVPVADLARVYALQARLRPVNTRARLEAAEEAGVISGSGARDLIAAYDLIQSQRLENQAALARAGRRPDNYLSPSDLPDFERSHLRDAFVVVRSMQSALGQGKGALS; from the coding sequence ATGGAACCGGTTCGACAGTTCATTTCCACCATCCACCCCTATGACGCCCTGCCGGAGGACGAGCTGACCCGTGTGGCCGGTTCCTTCGCCCGCAGGGAGTGGCGCGAGGCCGAGACGGTCTATCGCCATGGCGGCGCGCTGGACGGGCTTTATATGATTGAAAGCGGCGCGGTCGAGGTGACCGATGCGAATGGCGGGCTTGTCTCGCAGCTGTCGCGCGGCAACAGCTTCGGTGAGCGCGGGCTGCTGGCTGACGGGCGCGCCGCGACGACGGCGACGGTCACGCGGACCGGGGTGCTGCTGACCTTGCCCGCGCCGGAGTTCGCCCGGCTGATGACGGAAAGCCCGGCCTTCGCGCGGTTCTTCCGGCGAGGCCGGTTTGCGGGGCGCGGCGGCGCGGATATCGCGACGCTGAAAGTGGCGGATTTCCTGACCCGCGCGCCGCTTTCGACCGGTCCCGACACCTCGATCGCCGAGGCCGCCCGGATCATGCGCGAGGCCGGGGTTTCCTCGCTGGGAATCACCGAAGGCGAGCGCCTGCTGGGGCTGGTCACGATCCGCGACATGTCGAACCGCGTCGTCGCCGAGGGGCGCGACCCGGCGACCCCGGTGCGCGAGATCATGACGGCGGACCCGATCACCCTGCCGCCTTCGGCGCTCGGCTCGGATGTGCTGAATGCGATGATGGAGCGGCGCGTCGGGCATCTGCCCGTAGTCGAGGCGGGACGCTTTGTCGGCATGGTCACCCAGACCGACCTGACCCGCGTGCAGGCGATTTCGACCTCGGTGCTGATCCGCGACGTGGCGCAGGCCGCAAGCGTCGACGAGATGGCGCAGGTCACCGCCCGCATCCCCGATCTGCTGGTCGCGCTTGTCGCCGCGCATCAGCGCCACGAGGTCGTGACCCGGCTGATCACCGATATCGCCGATGCCGTCACCCGCCGCCTGCTGCGCATGGCCGAGGCGCGGCTGGGTCCGCCGCCCGCGCCCTATCTGTGGGCGGCCTGCGGCAGTCAGGGGCGGCAGGATCAGACCGGCGTGTCGGATCAGGACAATATCCTGATCCTCGCCGATGGCACCGACCCGGCCGATCCGTATTTCGAACGTCTCGCGCGGTTCGTCAGCGACGGTCTGAACGCGGCCGGCTATGTCTATTGCCCCGGCGAGATGATGGCCACGAACCCGCGCTGGCGGCAGCCGCGCGGGGTCTGGCGCGACTATTTCCGGGGCTGGATCGACCGGCCCTCGCCCGAGGCGCAGATGCTGGCCTCGGTCATGTTCGATCTGCGTGCCATAGGCGGAGATGCCGCGCTGCTGGAGGGGCTTCAGGCCGAAACACTCGGGATGGCGTCGCGAAACTCGATCTTCGTGGCGCATATGATCTCGAATGCGCTGAAGCACCAGCCGCCGCTCGGTCTGCTGCGCGGCTTTGCGACGATCCGCTCGGGCGAGCACCGCAACCATATCGACATGAAGCTGAACGGCGTGGTGCCGGTCGCGGATCTGGCGCGGGTCTATGCGTTGCAGGCCAGGCTGCGCCCGGTCAATACCCGCGCAAGGCTGGAAGCGGCCGAAGAGGCCGGGGTGATTTCCGGCAGCGGGGCGCGGGACCTGATCGCGGCCTATGACCTGATCCAGTCGCAGCGGCTGGAGAATCAGGCGGCACTGGCCCGCGCCGGGCGGCGGCCGGACAATTATCTGTCGCCCTCGGATCTGCCCGATTTCGAACGCAGCCATCTGCGCGACGCCTTCGTGGTGGTTCGCTCGATGCAATCTGCCCTCGGGCAGGGAAAAGGAGCCTTGTCATGA
- a CDS encoding sodium:solute symporter family protein → MSQFTLNLIFIGLSFALYIGIAIWARAGSTSEFYAANRGVSPVMNGMATAADWMSAASFISMAGLIAFTGYDNSVYLMGWTGGFVLMALLLAPYLRKFGKFTVPEFIGERYYSRTARIIGVVCLLIISITYVIGQMTGVGVTFSRYLEVSNSTGLWIGAALVFCYAVLGGMKGITYTQVAQYIVMIIAYTIPAIFIALQLTGHFLPQTGLFGTLNGTDTKFLAKLDQVVTDLGFREYTQHHGGTLNMVLFTLALMIGTAGLPHVIIRFFTVPKVADARKSAGWALVFIALLYTVAPAVGAMSRFNLTTTMWPGAAESETFSQPAVSLESIENDDDKQWMRNWQVTGLLQWEDKNGDGLIQYYNEGGEPSEALDAAIAEQGLEGNELTTVNNDIMVLANPEIANLPGWVIGIVAAGGLAAALSTAAGLLLAISGAVSHDLVKGWLAPDISEKGELMAARVSMAVSILVATILGLNPPGFAAQTVALAFGLAASSIFPVLMMGIFSTRINKQGAIWGMLAGIISTLLYIFTYKGWFFISGTNMLEDSAANWLFGISPASFGVIGAIINFAVAYFVSNATEEPPAEIVDLVESIRVPRGAGAATAH, encoded by the coding sequence ATGAGCCAGTTTACCCTCAACCTGATCTTCATCGGACTGAGCTTCGCGCTGTATATCGGCATCGCGATCTGGGCACGTGCCGGATCGACCTCGGAGTTCTATGCTGCAAACCGGGGTGTCAGCCCGGTGATGAACGGCATGGCGACGGCAGCGGACTGGATGTCGGCGGCCTCTTTCATCTCGATGGCCGGGCTGATCGCCTTCACCGGCTATGACAATTCGGTCTATCTGATGGGCTGGACGGGCGGCTTCGTGCTGATGGCGCTGTTGCTGGCCCCGTATCTGCGGAAATTCGGCAAGTTCACCGTGCCGGAATTCATCGGCGAGCGTTACTATTCGCGCACTGCCCGCATCATCGGCGTGGTCTGCCTGCTGATCATCTCGATCACCTATGTGATCGGCCAGATGACCGGCGTCGGCGTGACCTTCTCGCGCTATCTCGAAGTGTCGAACTCGACCGGGCTGTGGATCGGTGCGGCGCTGGTGTTCTGCTATGCGGTGCTGGGCGGGATGAAGGGCATCACCTATACGCAGGTGGCGCAGTATATCGTGATGATCATCGCCTATACGATCCCGGCGATCTTCATCGCGCTGCAGCTCACCGGGCATTTCCTGCCGCAGACGGGTCTGTTCGGCACGCTGAACGGAACCGATACGAAATTCCTGGCCAAGCTGGATCAGGTGGTCACCGATCTCGGTTTCCGTGAATATACCCAGCACCACGGCGGCACGCTGAACATGGTGCTGTTCACGCTGGCGCTGATGATCGGGACGGCGGGTCTGCCCCATGTCATCATCCGGTTCTTCACCGTGCCGAAAGTCGCGGATGCGCGGAAATCGGCAGGTTGGGCGCTGGTGTTCATCGCGCTGCTTTACACCGTCGCGCCGGCGGTGGGCGCGATGTCGCGCTTCAACCTGACCACGACCATGTGGCCGGGCGCGGCGGAAAGCGAGACGTTCAGCCAGCCGGCGGTGTCGCTCGAGTCGATCGAGAACGACGATGACAAGCAGTGGATGCGCAACTGGCAGGTCACGGGGCTTCTTCAGTGGGAGGACAAAAACGGCGACGGGCTGATCCAGTACTACAACGAGGGCGGAGAGCCTTCCGAGGCGCTGGATGCGGCGATTGCCGAGCAGGGGCTGGAAGGCAACGAGCTGACCACGGTGAATAACGACATCATGGTGCTCGCCAATCCCGAGATCGCCAACCTTCCGGGCTGGGTGATCGGCATCGTGGCCGCGGGCGGTCTTGCCGCGGCGCTGTCCACGGCGGCCGGGCTGTTGCTGGCGATTTCCGGCGCGGTGTCGCATGACCTCGTGAAGGGCTGGCTGGCCCCGGATATCAGCGAAAAGGGCGAGCTGATGGCGGCGCGCGTGTCGATGGCGGTGTCGATCCTGGTGGCGACGATCCTCGGGCTGAACCCGCCGGGTTTCGCGGCGCAGACCGTGGCGCTCGCCTTCGGGCTTGCGGCCTCGTCGATCTTCCCGGTGCTGATGATGGGGATCTTCTCGACCCGCATCAACAAGCAGGGTGCGATCTGGGGGATGCTGGCGGGGATCATCTCCACGCTGCTTTACATCTTCACCTATAAGGGCTGGTTCTTCATCTCGGGGACCAACATGCTGGAAGACTCCGCGGCCAACTGGCTGTTCGGTATCTCTCCGGCCTCCTTCGGGGTGATCGGCGCGATCATCAATTTCGCCGTGGCCTATTTCGTGTCCAACGCGACCGAAGAGCCGCCGGCCGAAATCGTCGATCTGGTCGAATCGATCCGCGTGCCGCGCGGCGCAGGTGCCGCCACCGCGCATTAA
- a CDS encoding DUF4212 domain-containing protein, producing MSDKQSTNAYWRANLKIIYICIAIWALVSYGFAIIFRPLLSGISVGGTDLGFWFAQQGSILVFIVLIFVYAWRMNTLDREHGVEE from the coding sequence ATGAGTGACAAGCAATCCACAAACGCCTATTGGCGGGCCAATCTGAAGATCATCTATATCTGCATCGCCATCTGGGCACTGGTCTCCTATGGCTTCGCGATCATCTTCCGCCCGCTTCTGAGCGGGATCAGCGTCGGTGGCACTGATCTGGGATTCTGGTTCGCGCAGCAGGGCTCGATCCTGGTCTTCATCGTGCTGATCTTCGTCTATGCCTGGCGAATGAACACGCTGGACCGTGAACATGGTGTGGAGGAGTAA